The following proteins come from a genomic window of Anaerosporomusa subterranea:
- the rpsG gene encoding 30S ribosomal protein S7, translated as MPRKGGVPKRDVLPDPVYSSKLVTRFVNKIMMDGKKGIAENIVYDAFDIIRAKTGKDPLELFELALKNVMPVLEVRARRVGGANYQVPVEVRPDRRLSLGIRWVVGYSRKRGEKTMHERLAAELMDAANNTGASIKKKEDTHKMAEANKAFAHYRW; from the coding sequence ATGCCTAGAAAAGGTGGAGTACCGAAACGGGATGTATTGCCGGATCCGGTATACAGCTCCAAATTGGTTACGCGTTTCGTTAATAAAATCATGATGGATGGCAAAAAAGGCATTGCTGAAAACATTGTATATGATGCCTTTGATATTATTCGGGCTAAGACTGGTAAAGATCCACTTGAACTTTTCGAATTAGCTTTGAAAAATGTTATGCCAGTCCTGGAGGTTCGCGCTCGCCGTGTTGGTGGAGCAAACTATCAAGTGCCGGTGGAAGTTCGCCCGGATCGTCGTTTGTCGCTGGGGATTCGCTGGGTTGTTGGTTATTCCCGCAAACGTGGCGAAAAAACCATGCATGAACGCTTGGCTGCTGAGCTAATGGATGCTGCGAACAATACTGGAGCTTCTATTAAGAAAAAAGAAGATACCCATAAAATGGCGGAAGCCAACAAAGCGTTTGCCCACTATCGTTGGTAA
- the rpsL gene encoding 30S ribosomal protein S12, with translation MPTINQLVRKGREELEKKSTAPALKECPQKRGVCTRVYTTTPKKPNSALRKVARIRLTNAIEVTAYIPGIGHNLQEHSVVLIRGGRVKDLPGVRYHIIRGALDTAGVQKRNQSRSKYGAKRAKKK, from the coding sequence ATGCCGACTATTAATCAATTGGTACGTAAAGGCAGAGAAGAACTGGAAAAAAAATCGACAGCTCCTGCTCTGAAGGAATGTCCTCAAAAACGCGGCGTCTGCACTAGGGTGTACACAACTACCCCTAAAAAGCCTAACTCCGCTTTGCGGAAAGTGGCTCGTATCAGGCTGACCAACGCCATTGAGGTTACCGCTTACATCCCTGGGATTGGCCACAACTTGCAAGAGCACTCTGTTGTTCTGATCAGGGGTGGTAGGGTAAAAGACTTACCAGGTGTTCGTTATCACATTATCCGCGGTGCGCTTGATACTGCTGGTGTGCAGAAACGTAACCAAAGCAGATCGAAATATGGCGCAAAACGTGCGAAGAAGAAGTAA
- a CDS encoding ribosomal L7Ae/L30e/S12e/Gadd45 family protein: MSIADLKNAKKVVGAKQTVKAVEKGLAAIVYLANDADQRLLLPVTEVCIREKIAVDNSLSMLELGKACGIEVGAAAVACLK, translated from the coding sequence ATGAGCATTGCTGATCTAAAAAACGCCAAAAAAGTTGTCGGTGCCAAACAGACGGTTAAAGCAGTGGAAAAAGGGCTTGCTGCTATCGTGTATTTGGCGAATGATGCAGATCAGCGCCTACTTTTGCCGGTAACAGAAGTGTGTATTCGTGAGAAAATTGCTGTAGACAATAGTTTATCGATGCTTGAACTCGGAAAAGCTTGCGGTATAGAAGTTGGGGCCGCGGCTGTGGCGTGTTTAAAGTAG